Proteins from a single region of Thermogemmata fonticola:
- a CDS encoding phosphoribosylaminoimidazolesuccinocarboxamide synthase, with translation MSDLSDAPLLTTDIAGYPCRRGKVRDIYDLGDRLVIVATDRLSAFDWVLPTGIPHKGRILTALSDFWFQWLQVPHHLLSTELKDLPAAFQQPELAGRVMLVVKTAVIPIECVARGYLAGSGWNEYRQRGTVCDIPLPPGLRQAERLPEPIFTPATKEEGGRHDQNISLAQMQERLGRELAEELRRRTLDIYRRAAAYAEERGLILADTKLEFGLTPGGTLLLIDEVLTPDSSRYWPKESYSPGSSPPSFDKQYVRDWLESCGWDKQSPPPPLPPEVAARTAAKYRDALRRLTGRIDWPGLPA, from the coding sequence ATGAGCGACCTGTCTGACGCCCCTCTTCTGACGACCGACATTGCCGGCTACCCCTGCCGCCGCGGCAAGGTGCGGGATATTTACGATCTGGGGGACCGCCTGGTCATCGTGGCCACGGATCGCTTGAGCGCCTTCGACTGGGTGCTGCCGACGGGCATTCCTCACAAGGGGCGCATCCTGACCGCGCTGAGTGACTTCTGGTTTCAGTGGCTTCAGGTGCCGCACCATCTCCTGAGCACGGAGCTGAAAGATTTGCCAGCGGCGTTTCAGCAGCCGGAGCTAGCCGGACGGGTCATGCTGGTCGTCAAGACGGCGGTGATTCCGATCGAATGCGTGGCCCGCGGCTATCTGGCCGGCAGCGGTTGGAACGAGTACCGCCAGCGCGGCACGGTCTGTGACATTCCTTTGCCACCGGGTTTGCGTCAAGCCGAGCGCCTGCCAGAGCCGATCTTCACCCCGGCCACCAAGGAGGAAGGCGGGCGGCATGACCAAAACATCTCGTTGGCCCAGATGCAGGAACGGCTAGGCCGGGAATTGGCCGAAGAATTGCGCCGCCGCACCCTGGACATCTACCGCCGCGCCGCCGCCTATGCCGAAGAACGCGGCCTCATCCTGGCGGACACCAAGCTGGAGTTCGGCTTGACACCCGGCGGCACCCTCTTGCTCATTGACGAAGTGCTGACACCGGATAGTTCCCGCTACTGGCCGAAGGAGTCCTATTCCCCCGGCTCTTCTCCGCCTTCCTTCGACAAGCAGTATGTCCGCGATTGGCTGGAGAGCTGCGGCTGGGACAAGCAGAGTCCGCCGCCGCCCTTGCCCCCGGAGGTGGCAGCCCGCACCGCCGCCAAATACCGGGACGCCCTCCGCCGCCTCACCGGCAGGATCGACTGGCCGGGATTGCCCGCCTGA
- a CDS encoding DUF11 domain-containing protein gives MGRMQRRVRVGPGVGAGLMPLLLAAVIGGGVVPAAPASDPSHPSGPSAPRPGVPAADLAPLTYVRFLLPEGVRVTVYPGTSAARLYPGSVRLGLRPGYSYRFELSNLPPELFVPPEAPTALYPEVTVYGSLLSRGGIRAEDFPVPLLLSREDLSRALSGGVVVKYVYLEDPARAIPAATTPDAPLELNDANETTARQHAEQQGRLFVVLRLGNRLPTAEELRQAAIANTILLPEMARLPAPMRPPQFPVWHVPPFDPLAGPKPLQEECFLNGGDRGWPLGINPRQQLGGLDVGDVAVEYTLRQQRRVATTNPVRLCAPRFVLRRAEWLPQGVYAVHHAALAEERSFPLAVRQREQPRADFHYQRLQAFSGQLRPSLYLSQTGTSLFAAAQRLEAVAQVQGVKVAAVLVAPEQLTAYPTLAPLTASKQIDPPGPKQPGDVVTITIRFFNSGDQPLSQLAITDHLSPRLEYVPGSSQSSRAANFFLQEQEGGTQQLRWELVGDLLPGQGGVIRFQARVR, from the coding sequence ATGGGACGGATGCAGCGCAGGGTGCGAGTCGGGCCAGGTGTGGGTGCCGGCCTGATGCCGCTTTTGCTAGCCGCGGTGATCGGCGGCGGGGTGGTGCCGGCGGCTCCAGCGAGCGATCCGAGCCATCCGAGCGGGCCGAGTGCGCCGCGCCCTGGGGTTCCGGCTGCGGACCTGGCGCCGCTGACCTACGTGCGCTTCCTGCTGCCGGAGGGGGTGCGCGTGACGGTCTATCCCGGCACGTCGGCGGCACGGCTTTACCCTGGTTCGGTCCGCCTGGGTTTGCGCCCCGGCTATAGCTACCGCTTCGAGCTGTCGAATTTACCGCCGGAGCTGTTCGTACCGCCGGAGGCGCCCACGGCGCTGTATCCCGAAGTGACGGTGTATGGCAGCCTGCTGTCCCGCGGGGGAATCCGGGCCGAGGATTTTCCCGTGCCTCTGCTCCTGAGCCGGGAGGACCTGAGCCGGGCGCTGAGCGGAGGGGTGGTCGTCAAGTATGTCTATCTGGAAGACCCGGCGCGGGCGATCCCGGCGGCGACCACGCCGGATGCGCCTCTGGAACTGAACGATGCCAATGAAACGACGGCCCGCCAGCACGCCGAGCAGCAGGGCCGGTTGTTCGTGGTGCTGCGGCTGGGGAACCGTCTGCCGACCGCGGAGGAGTTGCGCCAGGCGGCGATCGCCAACACCATCCTGTTGCCGGAGATGGCCCGTCTGCCCGCCCCGATGCGGCCCCCGCAGTTTCCCGTCTGGCACGTGCCTCCCTTCGACCCGCTGGCCGGTCCCAAACCGCTCCAGGAAGAATGCTTCCTCAACGGCGGGGATCGCGGCTGGCCTTTGGGAATCAATCCCCGGCAGCAGCTCGGCGGCCTGGATGTGGGCGATGTCGCCGTGGAGTACACCCTCCGCCAGCAGCGGCGCGTGGCCACGACCAACCCCGTGCGCCTCTGCGCCCCGCGCTTCGTCCTCCGCCGAGCCGAATGGCTGCCCCAGGGAGTCTATGCCGTCCACCATGCTGCCCTGGCCGAGGAGCGGAGCTTCCCCCTGGCCGTCCGGCAGCGGGAGCAGCCGCGCGCCGACTTCCACTACCAGCGCCTGCAAGCCTTCAGCGGCCAGCTCAGGCCGTCGCTCTATCTCAGCCAGACGGGCACGTCCCTCTTTGCGGCTGCTCAGCGCCTGGAAGCTGTTGCTCAAGTCCAGGGCGTGAAAGTCGCCGCCGTCCTCGTCGCCCCGGAACAATTGACGGCGTACCCCACCCTCGCCCCGCTCACCGCCAGCAAGCAAATCGACCCTCCGGGACCCAAGCAGCCCGGCGACGTGGTCACCATCACTATTCGCTTCTTCAACAGCGGCGATCAACCCTTGAGCCAACTGGCCATCACCGACCATCTCAGCCCGCGCCTGGAGTATGTTCCCGGTTCGTCCCAGAGCAGCCGCGCTGCCAATTTCTTCCTCCAGGAACAGGAAGGTGGTACGCAGCAACTCCGCTGGGAACTGGTCGGCGACCTGCTGCCTGGACAGGGCGGTGTCATCCGCTTCCAGGCCCGCGTCCGCTAA
- a CDS encoding winged helix-turn-helix domain-containing protein, with protein MGKLLVIAPAGKERQQLVRWLEHLGHAAVPATLRDLEPELLRRVDLVLASTRLLLNTDWSRWPRGIACPQLWLLDAPLPPQQLRELLAPLQPVRWGYLATPFTRAELAAALAALLQPDSAAPPAAASPASASAPPPSPTPAGARPAPPLPGAAAALAPPAAGPLRVHDCLVNLEQRCIHRPDGTCIRLSEMEAAILRYLLTHRSRVISREELLRQVWGIPAEGLTTRTVDMHIARLRAKLRPADSDPASAPAIVTIRKRGYQVGPAWCEPPAPAL; from the coding sequence ATGGGCAAGCTCCTCGTCATCGCCCCAGCGGGGAAAGAGCGGCAGCAACTGGTACGCTGGCTGGAGCACTTGGGCCATGCGGCGGTCCCGGCCACTCTGCGCGACCTGGAGCCGGAGTTGCTGCGCCGTGTGGATTTGGTCCTCGCCTCCACCCGTCTGCTGCTGAACACCGACTGGTCGCGTTGGCCCCGCGGAATCGCCTGCCCCCAGTTGTGGCTTCTCGATGCTCCCCTCCCGCCGCAGCAGCTCCGGGAGCTGCTCGCGCCGCTCCAGCCGGTCCGCTGGGGTTACCTGGCCACCCCTTTCACCCGTGCGGAATTGGCCGCCGCCCTCGCCGCCTTGCTACAGCCCGATTCCGCCGCGCCTCCCGCCGCCGCCTCCCCGGCCTCGGCCAGTGCCCCGCCGCCTTCCCCGACCCCCGCCGGTGCCCGCCCTGCTCCGCCGCTTCCGGGAGCTGCCGCTGCCCTTGCGCCTCCCGCCGCCGGCCCCCTACGCGTCCACGACTGCCTCGTCAACCTGGAGCAGCGCTGCATCCACCGCCCGGATGGCACCTGCATCCGCCTGTCCGAAATGGAGGCGGCCATCTTGCGTTACCTACTGACGCACCGCTCGCGGGTCATCAGCCGGGAGGAACTCTTGCGACAAGTCTGGGGCATTCCCGCCGAGGGCTTAACGACTCGAACCGTGGACATGCACATCGCCCGCCTGCGCGCCAAGCTCCGCCCCGCCGACTCCGACCCCGCCTCAGCCCCGGCCATCGTCACCATCCGCAAGCGCGGCTACCAGGTCGGCCCCGCCTGGTGCGAACCCCCCGCTCCGGCTCTGTAG
- a CDS encoding DUF2961 domain-containing protein yields MSQSLSPVPAPGINRLTTRVAGSVLSFLLAVTASIVLGTEPPLPKAEPPLPKAEPPLPKAEPPGKKTEPPVIPVGLDAYRQWDRWYLQRIGVRAYMRSTYDRTGGNKGADSSHFLYQTADDFNVTLDVLGPGVLYFARYNHWHGSPWHYEVDGRDFIVQETGTADPVHARKLTRTVFLPEKAFPHPLTWTWPVTQGADLMWVPIPFERSFRMAYGRTHYGTGYYIYHLFDPSAKLSQPIRSWTSDDAPASDVLELLRRSGTDLIPEPDSPDGQKLELRAATGQGDLPAGQTQKLVELTQAPSVLRALEFFVPRTQARAFGRATLRITWDNRAQPSVEAPLALFFGAGTLYNRNAAEYLVRGFPMFIRFEAEQVRLSCFFPMPFYKSARIELVGAPTEGVSNIRWRVRFMPLREPPSHVGYFHATFSDHPTPELGHDLLLLDTRGAEGVPEWSGSFVGMSWIFTHRGELSTLEGDPRFFFDDSQTPQAQGTGTEEWGGGGDYWKGGQTSTLPLAGHPCGAPRNEKPKSDDDLIHSAYRFLLADLFPFGRRAIIRLEHGGQNESTEHYQAVVYWYGAPAPALIPTDSLKIGDPQSETSHRYVSPQASAPYTITSRYEWGPDEVRKEPRKVLVVYPEQTDTARKTRGTSEFSIQLRPDNWGVLLRRKLDYAYPHQRADVYVAEESDGQVGEFQKAGTWYLAGSSTCVYSRPPEELGQTQHIVVTSNRRFREDEFIIPAALTRGRSRLRVRLQFVPVERPLFPGYPLTETAWTEIAYTAYCWVLPEWKP; encoded by the coding sequence ATGAGCCAATCCCTCTCCCCAGTCCCCGCTCCAGGGATCAATCGGTTGACGACGCGAGTGGCGGGCAGCGTGCTCAGTTTTCTGCTGGCAGTGACGGCGAGCATAGTCCTGGGGACGGAGCCGCCCCTTCCCAAGGCAGAACCGCCCCTTCCCAAGGCAGAACCGCCCCTTCCCAAGGCAGAACCGCCGGGGAAAAAGACGGAACCGCCCGTGATTCCCGTCGGTCTGGATGCTTACCGGCAATGGGATCGCTGGTACCTGCAACGGATTGGCGTGCGGGCTTACATGCGCAGCACCTATGACCGCACCGGCGGGAACAAGGGAGCGGACTCCAGCCACTTTCTCTATCAGACCGCCGACGACTTCAACGTCACCCTCGATGTGCTTGGACCAGGCGTGTTGTACTTTGCCCGGTACAATCACTGGCACGGCAGCCCGTGGCATTATGAGGTGGATGGCCGAGATTTCATCGTCCAGGAAACCGGCACCGCCGACCCGGTCCATGCCCGGAAGTTGACCCGCACCGTCTTCCTGCCCGAAAAGGCCTTCCCGCATCCTCTGACCTGGACCTGGCCGGTCACCCAAGGCGCCGACCTGATGTGGGTGCCCATTCCCTTTGAACGCTCCTTCCGCATGGCCTATGGGCGCACTCACTACGGCACCGGCTATTACATCTACCATCTTTTCGACCCCAGTGCCAAGCTCTCCCAACCGATCCGTTCCTGGACCAGCGACGATGCGCCGGCGTCCGACGTGCTGGAGTTGCTACGGCGGAGCGGCACCGATTTGATTCCCGAACCGGATTCCCCGGACGGGCAGAAGCTGGAGCTACGGGCCGCCACCGGCCAGGGCGATCTGCCGGCTGGCCAGACCCAAAAACTCGTGGAGTTGACCCAGGCCCCGTCGGTCCTTCGCGCATTGGAGTTTTTTGTGCCGCGTACCCAAGCCCGCGCCTTCGGCCGGGCCACGCTGCGGATCACCTGGGACAACCGCGCCCAGCCCTCGGTGGAAGCGCCCCTGGCCCTCTTCTTCGGCGCCGGCACCCTTTACAACCGCAACGCCGCCGAGTACCTGGTTCGGGGATTCCCCATGTTCATCCGCTTTGAGGCGGAGCAAGTGCGGCTGAGTTGTTTCTTCCCCATGCCGTTTTATAAGTCCGCCCGCATCGAACTAGTTGGCGCCCCCACCGAGGGGGTCTCGAACATCCGCTGGCGCGTCCGCTTCATGCCCCTGCGGGAACCGCCATCCCACGTCGGCTATTTCCATGCCACTTTCAGCGACCATCCGACGCCGGAATTGGGGCACGATCTGCTCCTGCTTGACACACGGGGGGCGGAAGGCGTGCCAGAGTGGTCGGGCAGCTTCGTCGGTATGTCCTGGATTTTCACGCATCGCGGCGAGCTGTCCACCCTGGAAGGGGACCCGCGCTTCTTTTTCGACGATAGCCAAACCCCGCAGGCCCAAGGCACCGGCACCGAGGAATGGGGCGGCGGCGGCGATTACTGGAAGGGTGGCCAAACCTCGACCCTTCCCCTGGCCGGCCACCCTTGCGGCGCTCCCCGCAATGAAAAACCCAAGTCCGACGACGATCTCATCCATTCCGCCTATCGCTTCCTGCTCGCCGACCTGTTCCCCTTTGGCCGAAGGGCGATCATCCGCTTGGAACACGGCGGGCAGAACGAAAGCACGGAACATTACCAGGCGGTCGTCTACTGGTACGGTGCCCCCGCCCCGGCCCTCATTCCCACCGACAGCTTGAAGATCGGCGATCCCCAAAGCGAGACCAGCCACCGCTACGTCTCCCCTCAGGCCTCCGCACCCTACACGATCACCTCCCGCTACGAGTGGGGGCCGGACGAAGTGAGAAAGGAACCCCGCAAGGTGCTCGTCGTCTATCCCGAACAAACCGACACGGCCCGCAAGACCCGCGGCACTTCCGAGTTTTCGATCCAACTTCGGCCCGACAACTGGGGCGTGCTCCTGCGGCGGAAACTGGACTACGCCTACCCCCATCAACGGGCCGACGTGTACGTGGCCGAGGAAAGCGACGGCCAAGTGGGCGAGTTCCAGAAGGCGGGGACGTGGTACCTGGCTGGCTCCAGCACCTGCGTCTATTCCCGTCCGCCGGAGGAACTGGGCCAGACGCAACACATCGTGGTCACGTCCAACCGCCGCTTCCGGGAGGACGAGTTCATCATTCCGGCGGCGCTCACACGGGGCCGATCCCGCCTGCGCGTCCGCCTCCAATTCGTCCCGGTGGAAAGGCCCCTCTTTCCCGGCTATCCCTTGACCGAGACCGCCTGGACGGAGATTGCCTACACCGCCTACTGCTGGGTGCTGCCGGAATGGAAACCTTGA
- a CDS encoding response regulator: protein MPFDIDDRLTQTPKPVFKAPGTRTRPQPAMRDLQSAGDIRILIIDDDPGTCSVIQAALSSRNFIIDTVSDPALVEATLASPTQYHLIILDYVLPGLEAEQVFAWVRDHQPQANIIVVTGYPSVDSALSCLRARTYDYITKPFQVDQLRDTVFRCLESKGLLRMTEEALRESLGNAIRERRKSLGLTLANVSDRTNISLGYLSQIELGKNSASIETLYRICLALGMKMSELFQSIERG, encoded by the coding sequence ATGCCGTTTGACATCGATGATCGCCTGACGCAAACTCCGAAACCCGTGTTCAAAGCTCCGGGGACACGAACCCGGCCCCAACCTGCCATGCGCGATTTACAATCCGCCGGCGATATCCGCATCCTCATCATCGATGACGATCCCGGAACCTGCTCGGTGATCCAGGCGGCGCTCTCCAGCCGTAACTTCATCATCGATACGGTCTCCGATCCCGCCCTCGTGGAAGCCACGCTCGCCTCCCCCACCCAGTACCACCTCATCATCCTGGACTATGTGCTGCCCGGTCTGGAAGCGGAGCAGGTCTTCGCCTGGGTGCGGGACCATCAGCCCCAGGCCAACATCATCGTGGTGACCGGCTACCCCTCGGTGGATAGCGCCCTGAGTTGCTTGCGTGCCCGCACCTACGACTACATCACCAAGCCGTTCCAGGTCGATCAGCTCCGCGACACCGTCTTCCGCTGCCTGGAAAGCAAGGGCCTCTTGCGCATGACCGAAGAGGCCCTGCGCGAATCCCTGGGCAACGCCATCCGCGAGCGGCGCAAGAGCCTGGGCCTCACCCTGGCCAACGTCAGCGACCGCACCAACATCTCCCTCGGCTACCTTAGCCAGATCGAACTGGGGAAAAACTCCGCCTCCATCGAGACGCTCTACCGCATCTGCCTGGCCCTGGGCATGAAAATGAGCGAGCTGTTCCAGTCGATCGAGCGGGGCTAA
- a CDS encoding ATP-binding protein — MARNSKMGAWLEFVPQWWSEGTEPAVLEHLLARWAAVCGWQSCGLVVPTGEELAALTVQGGGASREVPPEAPDALRRLRGGESGVHYSAAESSGRYFAAITLPGRGIGAVWAQAPREQPWGEFEQAYLVLTGRVLEQTPVLQVLAGPIIDPQRLHQRLSDAAVIAGRMAHDFDNILTGIIGFSDLALPLLPSGSQAASYIAEIAKVGQRGIQFTQQLHQLSRSGQHKPTAGSVALAVAREEGRLKPHMHPHLRVEKELPVQLPSVALDTPALQVVVGHILENAVEACPQGGSVRISARVQTLSAAEARTFLGRLQPGEHVVIQVVDSGTGLKPEVRRRLFVEPFFTTKVRHRGLGLAIAYRILWVHHGGISLEPVPPPGSGTQVRIALPLANTPAATTPAPASTSSKNPATQVVGG, encoded by the coding sequence ATGGCACGAAATAGCAAAATGGGAGCGTGGCTGGAATTCGTGCCGCAGTGGTGGTCGGAGGGGACGGAGCCGGCGGTGCTGGAGCATCTGCTGGCGCGGTGGGCGGCGGTGTGCGGCTGGCAGAGCTGCGGGCTGGTGGTGCCCACCGGCGAGGAACTCGCGGCGTTGACGGTGCAGGGGGGTGGGGCGAGCCGGGAAGTGCCTCCGGAAGCCCCCGATGCCCTCCGGCGTTTGCGCGGCGGGGAAAGCGGAGTGCATTACAGCGCGGCGGAGAGCAGCGGGCGGTATTTTGCGGCGATCACTCTGCCGGGGCGGGGAATCGGCGCGGTCTGGGCCCAGGCGCCCCGCGAGCAGCCCTGGGGCGAGTTTGAGCAGGCGTATCTGGTACTGACCGGCCGGGTGCTGGAACAGACCCCGGTGCTGCAAGTGCTGGCCGGTCCGATCATTGATCCGCAGCGGCTGCACCAGCGGCTCTCGGACGCTGCCGTCATCGCCGGGCGCATGGCCCACGACTTTGACAACATCCTCACCGGCATCATCGGTTTCTCGGATTTGGCTCTGCCTCTTTTGCCGAGCGGTTCCCAAGCCGCCTCCTACATCGCCGAGATCGCCAAGGTGGGGCAGCGCGGGATTCAGTTCACGCAGCAGTTGCATCAGCTCAGCCGCAGCGGGCAGCACAAGCCGACGGCCGGTTCGGTGGCCCTGGCGGTGGCGCGGGAAGAAGGCCGGCTCAAGCCGCACATGCATCCCCACCTGCGCGTGGAGAAGGAGCTGCCGGTGCAACTGCCGAGTGTGGCCCTGGACACGCCGGCGCTGCAAGTGGTGGTGGGGCACATTCTGGAAAATGCGGTAGAGGCCTGCCCCCAGGGGGGAAGCGTGCGCATCAGCGCCCGGGTGCAGACTCTCTCGGCTGCGGAAGCGCGGACGTTTTTGGGCCGCCTCCAGCCGGGGGAGCATGTGGTGATCCAGGTGGTCGATAGCGGCACGGGCTTGAAGCCGGAGGTCCGCCGCCGCCTCTTCGTCGAGCCGTTTTTCACCACGAAAGTCCGGCATCGCGGATTGGGATTGGCCATCGCTTACCGCATTCTCTGGGTCCATCACGGAGGCATCAGTTTGGAACCGGTGCCGCCTCCGGGCAGTGGCACGCAGGTGCGCATCGCTTTGCCTCTGGCCAATACCCCCGCTGCCACGACTCCCGCCCCGGCCAGCACAAGCAGTAAAAATCCGGCCACCCAGGTTGTTGGAGGATAG
- a CDS encoding type II toxin-antitoxin system VapC family toxin, giving the protein MAGRRNGRTNPGSTPPPELKHAHRSLARHQYLGALDSKQVLGPADPDPIQPAGSIITRCLISVVTVGEMEKLARLLGWGNNKLSKMRELLQQLIGIDINDPAIFSAYAEIACFSEGQGTRMEDNDVWIAATAKASGCTLLTTDRDFDHLDPTHLRRIWIDPKTQS; this is encoded by the coding sequence ATGGCCGGGAGACGAAACGGACGAACAAATCCAGGAAGCACTCCGCCGCCTGAGCTAAAACATGCCCACCGATCACTTGCTCGACACCAATATCTTGGTGCACTTGATTCGAAACAAGTCCTTGGGCCAGCGGATCCAGACCCAATACAACCTGCGGGCTCTATTATCACGCGCTGCCTGATTTCCGTGGTTACGGTGGGCGAGATGGAAAAGTTGGCGCGCTTGCTGGGTTGGGGCAATAACAAACTGTCCAAGATGCGAGAGCTGCTCCAGCAGTTGATCGGGATTGACATCAACGATCCGGCGATATTTTCGGCTTATGCAGAGATCGCATGTTTCAGCGAGGGGCAGGGGACCAGAATGGAAGACAATGATGTGTGGATTGCAGCGACGGCGAAGGCCAGCGGCTGCACGCTTCTGACGACTGACCGCGATTTTGACCACCTGGACCCCACTCACTTGAGACGGATTTGGATCGATCCCAAAACGCAGAGCTAA
- a CDS encoding HEAT repeat domain-containing protein, with the protein MSNAKCRGWRGSGRAAVVLRRGGFALLLLFPLVLGLGSEGRLTARLAAQEPEYQGKKASLWLDMLANDASVRKRALAAEAAGRLWQEHRYTEALAGILRAVRVDTSAAVRGTAAQVLAGLPERDLRACAKELAEAMQAEKDSRVRRELALLLARHEELARPAVPGLVQALRDPQAAVRAAAAEALAVAGPEAKSAAADLVTLLRDSDPAVRRAAVRALGRIEPAGAAAVADTLAALLTQEKDRELRWEIVISLGLLQEKTPAVLQALHQLLQQEDGELRLRTLRVLGSFKTAARGSAAEVLRLARSDPLKSVRQEAVHTFAALHGPELIQHLSELLSLLKDPEYEVRLAVVEEVGALGPALQNHAEALRSLRQRLSDPHLKVREAAAAALKRLEPKPKADKE; encoded by the coding sequence ATGAGCAATGCCAAATGCAGAGGGTGGCGGGGAAGCGGAAGGGCGGCGGTTGTGCTCCGGCGCGGGGGATTCGCCCTGCTGCTGCTGTTTCCCCTGGTGCTGGGGTTGGGAAGCGAGGGGCGGCTGACCGCACGGCTGGCGGCGCAGGAGCCGGAGTATCAGGGCAAGAAAGCGTCGCTGTGGCTGGACATGCTGGCCAACGATGCCTCGGTTCGCAAGCGTGCGCTGGCAGCAGAAGCGGCGGGCCGGCTCTGGCAGGAGCATCGCTACACCGAGGCGCTGGCCGGGATTTTGCGCGCCGTGCGGGTGGACACCTCCGCCGCGGTGCGTGGGACGGCCGCCCAGGTGCTGGCCGGCTTGCCCGAACGGGACCTGCGCGCCTGTGCCAAGGAGCTGGCCGAAGCCATGCAGGCGGAAAAAGATTCGCGCGTGCGGCGGGAACTGGCCCTGCTGCTGGCCCGGCATGAAGAGCTGGCCCGCCCCGCGGTCCCCGGCTTGGTGCAAGCCCTGCGCGATCCGCAAGCGGCCGTCCGAGCCGCCGCCGCCGAGGCGCTGGCCGTCGCGGGACCGGAGGCCAAGTCCGCCGCCGCCGACTTGGTCACTCTGCTGCGCGATAGCGACCCGGCAGTCCGCCGAGCGGCCGTGCGCGCCTTGGGCCGAATCGAACCGGCTGGGGCCGCCGCCGTCGCCGACACCCTCGCCGCTCTTCTCACCCAGGAAAAAGACCGCGAGCTGCGCTGGGAGATCGTCATCAGCCTCGGCTTGCTCCAGGAGAAAACCCCCGCCGTGCTCCAGGCGCTCCACCAACTGCTCCAGCAGGAGGACGGCGAACTGCGTCTGCGCACCCTGCGTGTGCTAGGGAGCTTCAAAACGGCTGCAAGAGGAAGCGCCGCAGAGGTCCTGCGCCTGGCCCGCTCCGATCCTCTCAAAAGCGTCCGTCAGGAAGCCGTCCATACCTTCGCCGCGCTCCACGGACCGGAGCTGATCCAGCATCTGTCGGAACTGCTCAGCCTGCTCAAAGACCCGGAGTACGAAGTCCGCCTGGCCGTGGTCGAAGAAGTTGGCGCCTTGGGACCCGCCCTCCAGAACCACGCCGAGGCCCTCCGCAGCCTGCGTCAGCGTCTAAGCGATCCTCATCTCAAGGTCCGGGAAGCCGCCGCCGCCGCCCTCAAACGCCTCGAACCGAAACCCAAAGCGGACAAGGAGTGA